A genomic stretch from Thermoproteales archaeon includes:
- a CDS encoding translation initiation factor IF-5A, with protein sequence MSTKPVEAGSLKVGAYVVIDGEPCKIVSVERSKPGKHGSAKVRIVAIGIFDGVKRNLVSPADARVESPVVEKIPAQVIALLPDYIQLMLMTTYETIEVPYPEDEELKNKLTEGREVEVWKIMDRYKIMRAL encoded by the coding sequence ATGTCAACCAAACCTGTTGAAGCTGGAAGTTTAAAAGTGGGTGCTTACGTTGTAATCGACGGAGAGCCTTGTAAAATTGTAAGCGTGGAAAGATCAAAACCTGGCAAACATGGTTCTGCAAAAGTGCGGATTGTAGCAATTGGTATATTCGATGGAGTAAAAAGAAATCTTGTGTCTCCAGCTGACGCGCGCGTCGAATCGCCAGTGGTAGAAAAAATACCTGCGCAGGTCATAGCTTTGCTACCGGATTATATACAATTAATGCTGATGACAACGTATGAGACTATAGAAGTTCCCTACCCAGAAGATGAAGAGCTTAAAAACAAGCTGACCGAGGGCCGAGAAGTAGAAGTATGGAAAATAATGGACAGATATAAGATAATGCGCGCTTTGTAG
- a CDS encoding DUF655 domain-containing protein yields the protein MKPLYGKKQFMEDYVYILDYLPFGYGPGYMSRYEVRYRGPIAQAIGESYFTLLEVTPLPGLQFNIRDRVYLGRVYDESIVRVTRRLSYDELTATAKAELPVILQLIVKKREKEYVDFFNKAAPLTKKMHSLELLRGIGKRTLWKILEERRRKPFESFDDIKERTKIDPVKVIVERIIEELSEPQRHYLFVPPQVIKRPRPRF from the coding sequence ATGAAGCCCCTTTATGGCAAGAAGCAGTTTATGGAAGACTACGTCTATATTCTGGATTATCTTCCTTTTGGATATGGTCCAGGTTACATGTCACGATATGAGGTAAGGTATAGGGGGCCTATCGCCCAAGCCATTGGGGAATCTTATTTTACTCTTCTCGAGGTGACTCCTCTACCAGGTTTACAGTTTAATATTAGGGATCGCGTATACCTTGGAAGGGTTTACGACGAAAGTATTGTAAGAGTTACACGTAGGCTATCTTATGACGAATTAACTGCGACTGCGAAGGCAGAGCTTCCCGTAATCCTGCAGCTAATTGTAAAGAAAAGAGAAAAAGAATACGTGGATTTCTTCAACAAAGCCGCTCCTTTGACGAAGAAAATGCATAGTTTGGAGCTTTTAAGAGGCATTGGTAAGCGAACGCTATGGAAAATTTTAGAAGAGAGGAGACGCAAACCCTTTGAATCGTTCGATGATATTAAAGAAAGAACGAAAATCGATCCCGTTAAAGTAATCGTCGAGAGAATTATCGAGGAGTTAAGCGAGCCGCAGAGACACTACCTGTTTGTTCCTCCTCAAGTTATTAAAAGACCCCGCCCTCGTTTCTGA
- a CDS encoding ATP/GTP-binding protein, with product MSDALYFDSKQITIFLGPAGSGKTTMVGAFGSWLSNSIKMNVGYVNLDPGAEILPYKPHFDIRKMFTIKDIMIREKLGPNGAFIKSMDLMLKSKSKILAAIKGIRSDFILIDTPGQMELFVFRETGPAFLMKLKEIGYVVGVLIFDPVMAQSPSSFVAMKLLSIVAQLRLGIDNIIVLNKIDAIKDKNVLKMIEDSRYLKEVLSESCEGVIGDMAFSLLNVIDDYMPASRLVKISALKSIGFEELYDILHEIFCTCGDLT from the coding sequence ATGTCCGACGCATTATACTTTGACAGTAAACAAATAACTATATTTTTAGGACCAGCTGGAAGCGGAAAAACTACGATGGTTGGAGCTTTCGGCAGTTGGCTTAGCAATTCGATAAAGATGAACGTTGGCTACGTCAATCTCGATCCGGGTGCAGAAATACTGCCCTACAAACCTCATTTCGATATCAGAAAAATGTTCACTATAAAGGATATAATGATTAGAGAAAAACTGGGTCCAAACGGGGCTTTTATAAAGAGCATGGATTTAATGCTTAAATCTAAGAGCAAGATATTGGCTGCTATAAAAGGAATTAGGAGCGATTTTATTCTTATAGACACTCCGGGTCAAATGGAGTTGTTCGTTTTCAGAGAGACAGGACCAGCTTTTCTCATGAAGTTGAAAGAGATAGGTTACGTGGTAGGCGTGTTGATCTTTGATCCAGTAATGGCTCAATCACCTTCAAGCTTTGTGGCTATGAAACTTTTATCTATAGTTGCGCAGCTAAGGCTCGGGATTGATAATATAATCGTCTTAAATAAGATAGACGCAATCAAGGATAAAAACGTTTTAAAAATGATAGAAGATTCTCGCTACTTGAAAGAAGTTCTTTCCGAGAGCTGTGAAGGAGTGATAGGTGACATGGCATTTTCACTGCTAAATGTTATAGATGACTACATGCCAGCCAGCCGTTTGGTAAAAATTTCAGCTTTAAAGAGTATAGGATTCGAAGAGCTTTACGATATTCTGCACGAGATTTTCTGTACTTGTGGAGATTTAACCTAG
- a CDS encoding orc1/cdc6 family replication initiation protein produces MSKLGVDLDQLFDQFMKSSIFKKRELLLPDYVPDHLPHRDKQIYKLGLILAPILHGSRPSNVFIYGLTGTGKTAVTKYVIRKLEKKIGDKITYVYVNCRHTDTSYRVMAELARAVGQRVPFTGLSTSEVLKRFVNGLERRRRFMLVILDEIDYLVKRKGDDVLYFLTRINDQLSTSKVSIIGITNDLRFMDFLDARVRSSLGEEELVFPPYTSRELEDILRIRAEQAFRPGVLEDDVIPLCAAIAARQNGDCRLALDLLLKAADIAERANAKKVNNVHVKMAQKEIEKNLAVDLIKSMPLHVKLVLASILSLQKRGERIITTGGIYNRYLEFARNLGVEPVTQRRISDIINELDMLGIINAQVVSLGRYGRTKRIKLSVSEASIREGVEEDFALIDIFSTHNF; encoded by the coding sequence ATGTCGAAATTAGGTGTTGATCTGGATCAGCTGTTTGATCAATTTATGAAATCCAGCATCTTTAAGAAGAGAGAGCTACTATTGCCAGATTACGTGCCAGACCATCTCCCTCACAGGGATAAGCAGATATATAAGCTTGGACTTATACTTGCTCCTATTCTCCATGGTTCTCGACCGTCAAACGTCTTTATTTACGGCTTAACGGGTACTGGTAAAACTGCCGTTACGAAATATGTTATTAGAAAGCTTGAAAAGAAGATCGGCGATAAGATAACTTATGTATATGTAAATTGCAGGCATACTGATACCAGCTATAGGGTTATGGCTGAGCTTGCTAGGGCTGTAGGTCAAAGAGTCCCGTTTACAGGCCTCTCCACAAGCGAGGTTTTAAAAAGGTTTGTTAACGGCTTAGAGCGCAGACGACGTTTTATGCTAGTTATCTTAGACGAAATAGATTATCTTGTTAAAAGAAAGGGAGACGATGTACTCTACTTCTTAACTAGGATTAACGATCAATTGTCAACCTCCAAAGTTTCTATAATTGGCATTACAAACGATTTACGGTTCATGGATTTTCTAGATGCCAGAGTTAGAAGCAGCTTAGGTGAAGAAGAGCTCGTCTTCCCGCCCTATACCAGTAGAGAGCTAGAGGATATTTTAAGAATACGTGCTGAGCAGGCATTTCGGCCTGGCGTGCTAGAAGATGATGTAATACCTCTCTGTGCAGCTATAGCCGCAAGACAAAATGGTGATTGTAGACTTGCACTTGACTTGCTTTTGAAAGCTGCTGACATAGCCGAGAGAGCAAACGCAAAAAAGGTTAATAACGTGCATGTAAAAATGGCGCAGAAAGAGATTGAGAAAAATCTTGCTGTCGACTTAATTAAATCTATGCCGTTACATGTAAAGCTCGTATTGGCTTCAATTTTATCTTTACAAAAGCGGGGAGAAAGAATTATTACAACAGGAGGCATATACAATAGATATTTAGAATTCGCTAGAAACTTGGGTGTGGAACCAGTAACTCAAAGGAGGATCAGTGATATTATAAACGAGCTAGATATGCTCGGTATCATAAACGCTCAAGTGGTTAGTCTAGGAAGATACGGTAGGACAAAAAGAATTAAACTGAGCGTGTCCGAGGCCAGTATAAGAGAAGGCGTAGAAGAAGACTTTGCTTTAATAGACATTTTCTCAACCCATAACTTCTAG
- a CDS encoding macro domain-containing protein: MRSKILRVVVKRGDITEEDCDAIVNPANSLMIMGGGVAGAIKKKGGSVIEKEARRYAPVPVGKAVLTSAGNLKARYVIHAPTMKKPAMRININNVMKAAKAVLDLACTHAIACIAFPALGAGVGGIPVEDSAATIIEEIRNFDFSKCPSIREIRLIAWSEKDYEGMITAVKKLVQA, translated from the coding sequence TTGAGATCAAAAATATTAAGAGTAGTGGTTAAGCGTGGAGATATTACCGAAGAAGACTGCGATGCAATAGTTAATCCCGCTAACTCTCTTATGATCATGGGTGGTGGAGTTGCAGGAGCAATAAAAAAGAAGGGCGGATCTGTTATTGAAAAAGAGGCTAGGCGTTACGCTCCGGTACCCGTTGGCAAGGCGGTCTTGACAAGCGCCGGGAATTTGAAAGCTAGATACGTTATCCATGCGCCTACTATGAAAAAACCCGCTATGAGGATAAACATTAATAATGTGATGAAAGCTGCAAAAGCTGTGTTAGACCTAGCGTGTACGCACGCCATTGCATGCATAGCGTTTCCAGCTTTGGGTGCAGGAGTGGGAGGTATTCCTGTGGAAGATTCGGCTGCAACTATTATTGAAGAAATTAGAAATTTTGATTTTTCTAAATGTCCGTCTATTAGAGAGATTAGGTTAATTGCATGGAGTGAGAAGGATTATGAGGGAATGATTACTGCTGTGAAAAAGCTGGTTCAAGCATAG
- a CDS encoding DUF1610 domain-containing protein: MALTTSKSATLKMPMCTSCGKPIPPHERGVKFRCPNCGEFIIWRCYKCRKLMNPYKCPKCGFEGP, encoded by the coding sequence ATGGCCTTAACTACGTCTAAATCTGCAACGCTAAAAATGCCAATGTGCACATCCTGTGGAAAGCCGATACCACCGCACGAAAGGGGAGTAAAGTTTAGATGTCCAAACTGTGGAGAGTTTATAATATGGCGATGCTATAAGTGTAGGAAGCTAATGAACCCGTATAAATGTCCAAAATGTGGTTTTGAAGGTCCATGA
- a CDS encoding elongation factor 1-beta, which translates to MARVVVSLKILPDDVELSLEELEKRIREKLPENYEVLKSAKEPIAFGLNALRLYISIPEETEGGTSKLEEVIAGVEGVSQVEVLMVSRML; encoded by the coding sequence TTGGCGCGAGTAGTAGTTTCCCTTAAAATATTACCTGACGACGTCGAGCTTTCCCTCGAGGAACTCGAGAAAAGGATACGAGAAAAACTCCCGGAGAATTATGAAGTATTAAAATCCGCAAAAGAGCCTATTGCATTCGGTCTTAATGCGTTAAGATTATACATTTCGATACCTGAAGAAACAGAGGGAGGAACCAGCAAGCTAGAGGAAGTTATAGCCGGAGTTGAAGGAGTAAGCCAAGTGGAAGTATTAATGGTTAGTCGTATGCTCTAA
- a CDS encoding CDC48 family AAA ATPase encodes MSLVNNKKKEKPEIELRVLEIRQHEAGRGRVRIDDVAMTKLGITPGDIVEIVGRKRTAAVAWPGYTEDRGQKVIRMDGWTRKNAGVSVGDRVIVRKADVRAASIVRLAPMSMTLTVDENFVAYIKKRLIERPLVEGDIVQIPVLGQTIPFVVATTKPSDVVIVTEETHLVVLEKPVEVGRIPKVTYEDIGDLEEAKQKIREMVELPLKHPELFKRLGIDPPKGILLYGPPGCGKTLLAKAVANETEAYFIAINGPEIMSKFYGESEQRLREIFEDAKEHSPAIIFIDEIDAIAPKREEVTGEVEKRVVAQLLALMDGLEARGDVIVIGATNRPNALDPALRRPGRFDREIEIGVPDRQGRYEILLVHTRNMPLADNVELRKLAEITHGFVGADLAALCREAAMKALRRILPEIDLDKDEIPSEILERLEVRMEDFMNAFREITPTALREIEVEVPNVRWSDVGGLEGVKQELKEAVEWPLKYPNAFKRLGIDPPKGILLYGPPGCGKTLLAKAVATESEANFVSVKGPEIFSKWVGESERAIRELFRKARQVAPSVIFIDEIDAIAPMRGIGVGDSMVTERVVSQLLTEIDGLEKLEGVMVIGATNRPDILDPALLRPGRFDRIVYVPPPDRKARYEILKIHTKNMPLAEDIDLEELADITEGFSGSDLEVLVREAGLLALREDINAEKVYKRHFEQALKKIKPSITPEMIRYYQLWSERSKSITQKKPSIVSYYL; translated from the coding sequence TTGAGCTTGGTTAATAATAAGAAAAAAGAAAAACCCGAAATCGAGCTTAGGGTATTGGAAATTAGGCAGCACGAGGCAGGAAGAGGAAGAGTGAGAATAGACGATGTTGCAATGACAAAACTCGGTATAACCCCGGGAGACATCGTGGAAATAGTCGGTAGAAAGAGAACGGCCGCGGTTGCCTGGCCGGGATATACTGAAGATAGGGGTCAGAAAGTTATAAGAATGGATGGTTGGACGCGTAAAAACGCTGGAGTTAGCGTAGGAGACCGGGTAATAGTTAGAAAAGCGGATGTGAGAGCTGCGAGTATAGTGAGATTAGCACCGATGTCGATGACGTTAACTGTTGATGAAAATTTTGTAGCCTATATTAAGAAAAGATTAATTGAAAGACCGCTAGTGGAAGGGGATATAGTTCAGATACCAGTTCTTGGGCAGACAATACCTTTTGTAGTTGCGACTACTAAGCCCTCTGACGTGGTAATAGTTACCGAGGAAACTCATCTCGTTGTTCTAGAAAAACCTGTTGAAGTCGGACGTATACCCAAAGTAACATACGAGGATATTGGCGATTTAGAGGAGGCTAAGCAGAAAATAAGAGAAATGGTCGAGCTCCCCCTCAAGCACCCAGAGCTGTTTAAGCGTTTAGGTATTGATCCTCCTAAGGGTATTTTGCTTTATGGTCCTCCTGGTTGTGGTAAAACTTTGCTAGCAAAAGCAGTAGCTAACGAGACAGAAGCATATTTTATTGCGATTAATGGACCTGAAATAATGAGCAAATTCTACGGAGAGTCAGAGCAAAGGTTGAGGGAAATATTCGAAGATGCGAAAGAGCATTCGCCTGCAATTATTTTTATTGATGAGATTGATGCTATTGCTCCGAAGAGGGAGGAGGTAACTGGAGAAGTAGAAAAGCGGGTTGTAGCACAGCTACTAGCCCTAATGGACGGTCTGGAGGCCAGAGGCGATGTCATAGTAATAGGAGCAACAAATCGTCCAAACGCGCTAGATCCAGCTCTTAGAAGACCAGGAAGATTCGATAGAGAGATCGAAATTGGAGTGCCGGATAGGCAAGGAAGATACGAAATACTTCTTGTTCACACTAGAAACATGCCGCTTGCCGATAACGTAGAGTTAAGAAAATTAGCGGAAATTACTCATGGATTTGTTGGTGCTGACTTAGCTGCTTTATGCAGAGAAGCTGCCATGAAGGCTTTAAGAAGAATATTGCCCGAGATAGATCTAGATAAAGACGAGATACCATCTGAAATACTTGAAAGACTGGAAGTCCGCATGGAAGACTTTATGAACGCTTTCCGTGAAATAACCCCGACAGCACTGAGAGAAATAGAGGTTGAAGTTCCTAATGTGAGATGGAGTGATGTTGGTGGTTTGGAGGGTGTTAAGCAGGAGCTTAAAGAAGCCGTAGAATGGCCACTGAAGTATCCAAACGCTTTTAAGCGTTTAGGTATTGATCCTCCTAAGGGTATTTTGCTTTATGGTCCTCCTGGTTGTGGTAAAACATTGCTAGCAAAAGCAGTAGCAACAGAAAGCGAAGCTAATTTTGTAAGTGTTAAAGGACCAGAAATATTCAGTAAATGGGTTGGAGAATCTGAAAGAGCTATAAGAGAGTTATTTAGGAAAGCTAGGCAAGTAGCGCCGAGTGTCATATTTATCGATGAAATAGACGCTATAGCCCCCATGAGAGGTATAGGCGTTGGAGATTCCATGGTTACTGAAAGGGTTGTAAGCCAGTTATTAACTGAGATTGATGGATTAGAAAAATTGGAAGGTGTCATGGTCATAGGAGCTACTAATAGACCTGACATATTAGACCCTGCTCTACTGCGTCCCGGAAGGTTTGACAGAATTGTTTACGTTCCTCCTCCAGATAGAAAGGCTAGATATGAAATACTGAAGATACATACTAAAAACATGCCGTTAGCTGAGGATATAGATTTGGAAGAGCTTGCTGATATAACTGAAGGATTTTCAGGATCTGATCTTGAGGTTTTAGTGCGTGAAGCAGGTTTGTTGGCTTTAAGAGAGGACATAAACGCCGAAAAAGTCTATAAGAGGCATTTTGAACAAGCACTTAAAAAGATTAAGCCCTCAATAACGCCGGAAATGATACGCTACTACCAGTTGTGGAGTGAAAGATCTAAAAGTATTACGCAAAAGAAGCCCTCAATCGTAAGTTACTATTTGTAG
- a CDS encoding flap endonuclease-1, protein MGVNLRELVEKVKKQINLKDLNKKVVAIDAYNMLYQFLAIIRQPDGTPLMNRRGEVTSHLSGLFYRTINLLENGIKPVYIFDGKPPELKTAVLEKRLQIKVEAEKRYREALARGDLEEARIYAQQTARLSKEMVDNAKTLLDYMGVPWVQAPSEGEAQSAYMTLKGDAWASASQDYDSLLFGSKRLIRNLAITGRRKLPRKNVYIEITPELILLDEILKEHEISREQLIDIAILIGTDYNPEGVKGIGVKRALKLVKTYGNIERIREILGKEALPENVDQIKKIFLNPEVTDDYELKWSMPDKEAIIRFLCYEHDFSRERVEKAVERAEKSLKIFSSQTSLESWFS, encoded by the coding sequence ATGGGTGTAAATCTTCGAGAATTAGTTGAAAAAGTTAAAAAACAGATAAATCTTAAAGATTTAAATAAAAAAGTTGTAGCTATTGACGCTTATAACATGCTTTACCAGTTTCTTGCAATAATAAGACAACCAGATGGGACTCCTTTAATGAATCGCCGTGGCGAAGTTACTAGTCATTTAAGCGGCTTATTCTATAGAACCATTAATCTTTTAGAAAATGGTATAAAACCAGTCTACATTTTTGACGGAAAACCACCCGAATTGAAAACAGCAGTTCTTGAGAAGAGATTGCAGATAAAAGTTGAGGCTGAAAAAAGATATAGAGAAGCTTTGGCTCGCGGAGACCTTGAGGAAGCCAGGATATACGCCCAGCAAACTGCAAGGTTATCTAAAGAAATGGTCGACAACGCTAAGACGTTGCTCGATTATATGGGCGTTCCATGGGTTCAAGCGCCTTCCGAAGGAGAAGCTCAAAGCGCATATATGACGCTAAAAGGTGATGCATGGGCGTCTGCAAGTCAAGATTACGATTCGCTGCTTTTTGGATCTAAAAGGTTAATAAGAAATCTAGCGATTACAGGAAGAAGAAAACTTCCACGGAAAAACGTTTACATAGAAATCACTCCCGAGCTTATTCTACTAGATGAAATACTAAAAGAGCATGAAATAAGCAGAGAGCAGTTGATAGATATAGCTATCCTGATAGGAACAGACTACAATCCTGAAGGCGTGAAAGGCATAGGAGTTAAACGAGCCTTAAAACTTGTAAAAACTTACGGAAATATAGAAAGGATCAGGGAAATCCTTGGTAAGGAAGCATTGCCGGAAAATGTAGATCAAATAAAGAAAATCTTCTTGAATCCAGAAGTGACAGATGATTACGAGCTAAAATGGTCGATGCCTGATAAGGAAGCTATAATAAGATTTCTATGCTATGAACATGATTTTTCAAGGGAAAGAGTAGAAAAAGCTGTTGAAAGAGCTGAAAAATCGCTAAAAATCTTCTCTTCTCAAACCAGCTTAGAATCGTGGTTTAGTTGA
- a CDS encoding protein-L-isoaspartate(D-aspartate) O-methyltransferase, producing the protein MSDFTTKRKKLVEKLVREGILKSPEIIKAFLKVPREEFVLPEYKKLAYEDYPLPILKDQTISAPHMCAIMCEVLKIEKGNKILEVGAGSGYHAALCAEITAPSNSSSDGYVMTIEYFPELAAFAQSNLKRANYDDRVYVTVYDGSRGAPTKRNFDRILVTAAAPSIPPPLLDLLNAPGRLVLPVGSSYFQMLTLVEKDEHGNVRKTEVGGCIFVPLLGEYGHRRDTI; encoded by the coding sequence TTGAGCGATTTTACTACAAAAAGGAAAAAGCTCGTAGAAAAACTAGTTAGAGAAGGTATTTTAAAAAGCCCCGAAATTATAAAAGCTTTCTTAAAAGTTCCTCGGGAAGAGTTTGTTCTACCAGAGTATAAAAAATTAGCCTACGAGGATTATCCACTTCCAATTTTAAAAGACCAGACTATTTCAGCCCCTCATATGTGTGCAATAATGTGCGAGGTTTTAAAGATTGAAAAAGGTAACAAAATACTAGAAGTGGGCGCGGGTAGCGGCTATCACGCCGCATTATGTGCTGAAATAACGGCTCCATCGAATAGCTCCTCTGACGGTTACGTAATGACGATAGAATATTTTCCAGAACTTGCCGCATTTGCGCAGTCAAATCTTAAACGCGCCAACTATGACGATAGAGTATATGTAACAGTTTACGATGGCAGTCGAGGAGCGCCCACAAAACGGAATTTTGATCGCATATTAGTAACAGCAGCTGCTCCTTCAATACCGCCGCCACTTTTAGATCTACTTAACGCTCCTGGTAGATTAGTCCTTCCGGTAGGCTCGAGTTATTTTCAAATGTTGACGTTGGTAGAGAAAGATGAGCATGGTAACGTAAGAAAAACTGAAGTAGGAGGGTGTATTTTTGTTCCATTACTGGGAGAATATGGACATCGAAGAGATACTATCTAA
- a CDS encoding DUF371 domain-containing protein — MDIEEILSKLGLHYEKINAEGHENIKATHKTTLEITKEDYLTPKGTCIIAVKADKSVGELSTHTKNLLRQPDNRVFLIICVDDELDIVEAHTSPRLILKSPTSLVIRKSDYVDDRTLAIKADKSAKDLKRHIIQKLRQKALLQAYVVITQKQIKSHLQKLYKNPSLTK, encoded by the coding sequence ATGGACATCGAAGAGATACTATCTAAGCTTGGCCTACACTATGAAAAGATAAACGCAGAGGGTCATGAAAACATAAAAGCAACTCATAAAACAACACTTGAAATAACAAAAGAAGATTATTTAACTCCAAAAGGCACATGTATTATAGCTGTTAAAGCGGATAAATCTGTGGGAGAATTATCCACTCATACAAAAAACTTGCTTAGACAACCCGATAACAGGGTTTTCTTGATAATTTGCGTTGACGATGAATTAGATATAGTTGAAGCCCATACCTCGCCAAGGCTAATATTAAAAAGTCCTACATCATTAGTTATCAGGAAAAGTGACTACGTGGATGATAGAACATTAGCTATTAAAGCAGACAAATCCGCAAAGGATTTAAAAAGGCATATAATTCAGAAATTAAGACAAAAAGCTTTACTCCAAGCATATGTAGTAATCACGCAAAAGCAGATAAAATCACATCTACAAAAACTTTATAAAAACCCTTCATTAACAAAATAA
- a CDS encoding radical SAM protein, with amino-acid sequence MSKVRELNVIRKKGKPSYLKIALLYPSLYHVALDTLSFHMLYYFINSRPRLIGERFNITAKSGYEPPPLSIESRSPLKNFDVIIISVHYEPDFVNIVRLLLAADVPVFSSNRNKPYIIVGGPAVISNPEPLAEIADVLALGEIEPILPFLLDKLEELHDNKGEFLDSLPPEKGFYVPVRNDEKIIVNKADRLTLDFHPITQIQPLDYGRRGRKTMVEAMRGCIRNCKFCLEGNIFKPKRERDFDQIRLIVDKSEEYNKTRKIVLLALSYFDHSQSDKILEYLVNNGYEVSVPSIRVETLSIDRLEMIVAGGQKTLTIAPETADVQLGINIGKPFVKSIIEELLSSAKKVGIKSVKLYFMIGLPGETDSHILKISEFIRDLSVKTGFKGVRELKVSFNPFIPKPHTPMQWFSFEDVATLKSKINFLRRNLGGLADVRFYDPKWAQVQAIISRGGREISNVIVAWATYGGGLGNWHRALKKFNINPRKYLGPLDPSMSLPWQKVVISY; translated from the coding sequence ATGTCAAAGGTCAGAGAGTTAAATGTCATAAGGAAAAAGGGTAAACCTAGCTATTTGAAAATAGCTTTACTCTATCCCTCGCTATATCACGTAGCGCTTGATACTTTGTCATTCCATATGCTTTACTATTTCATAAATAGCAGACCACGCTTAATAGGGGAGAGATTCAACATAACTGCTAAATCCGGATACGAACCTCCACCTTTAAGCATCGAATCGAGATCTCCGCTGAAAAATTTCGACGTTATAATAATCTCTGTTCACTACGAGCCTGATTTCGTTAATATTGTCAGGCTTTTGTTAGCTGCGGACGTTCCAGTATTTTCTTCCAACAGAAACAAACCATATATAATTGTGGGTGGCCCTGCGGTTATAAGTAATCCAGAGCCATTAGCAGAAATAGCCGACGTTCTCGCTCTCGGAGAAATAGAGCCTATCTTACCGTTCCTATTAGATAAATTGGAAGAGCTACACGATAATAAGGGAGAATTTTTAGATTCCTTACCTCCCGAAAAGGGGTTTTATGTTCCCGTCCGCAACGATGAAAAAATCATAGTAAATAAAGCCGACAGGCTAACATTAGATTTTCACCCTATCACACAAATACAACCACTGGACTATGGTAGAAGAGGTAGAAAGACGATGGTGGAGGCTATGCGTGGCTGCATTAGAAACTGCAAGTTTTGCCTTGAAGGCAACATTTTCAAACCTAAAAGAGAACGTGATTTTGATCAAATAAGATTAATAGTAGATAAATCGGAAGAATACAACAAGACTAGGAAAATCGTATTGCTAGCTCTTTCCTACTTCGACCATAGCCAATCTGATAAAATACTAGAATACCTAGTGAATAATGGATACGAGGTTTCAGTTCCATCTATTAGAGTTGAAACATTATCGATTGATAGGCTGGAAATGATAGTAGCTGGAGGGCAGAAAACGTTGACAATCGCCCCAGAAACTGCTGATGTGCAATTGGGAATAAATATTGGTAAACCGTTCGTAAAATCTATTATTGAAGAACTTTTAAGCTCTGCAAAAAAGGTAGGTATTAAATCAGTGAAGCTGTATTTCATGATAGGCTTGCCGGGAGAAACAGATTCTCATATACTCAAAATATCGGAGTTCATACGCGATCTCAGTGTAAAAACCGGTTTTAAAGGTGTAAGAGAATTGAAGGTATCGTTTAATCCTTTCATTCCTAAACCACATACGCCAATGCAATGGTTTAGCTTCGAAGACGTTGCAACTCTCAAGTCAAAGATAAACTTTTTAAGGAGAAATCTTGGCGGCTTAGCGGATGTTAGATTTTATGATCCAAAATGGGCACAAGTCCAGGCTATCATATCTAGAGGAGGACGGGAGATAAGCAATGTTATAGTAGCATGGGCAACGTATGGTGGAGGATTGGGGAATTGGCATAGAGCATTAAAAAAGTTTAACATAAATCCGCGCAAATATCTAGGTCCATTAGATCCAAGCATGAGTTTGCCCTGGCAGAAAGTAGTAATATCCTATTAG